The Ochrobactrum sp. BTU1 region CAATGTCGGGCTGATTGAAGCCATTGATGAACTCGCCAACACAATGGAAATTCTTCAGGCATCGTTTGAGCGTAAAGCACATCAATTCGCGAAGATGCTGAAAGTCGGGCGCACGCAGCTTCAGGATGCAGTGCCGATGACACTTGGTCAGGAGTTCCGAACCTTTGCCGTGATGCTTGGTGAAGATCGCTTACGATTGCTTGAATCGGCAAAGCTTTTGCACGAAATCAATCTTGGCGCGACGGCAATCGGTACAGGTCTTAATGCACCCAAGGGTTATGCAGCGCTTGCCTGTGAGCATCTTTCGCGTCTTACCGGTCGTCCGCTGGTCACCGCCAGTGATCTGATTGAAGCGACGCAGGACCCGGGCGCTTTTGTGCACCTGTCTGGCGTCCTCAAACGCGTTGCCGTCAAGCTTTCAAAGACCTGCAACGATCTGCGTCTGCTGTCTTCCGGCCCGCGGGCGGGAATGGGCGAAATCAATCTGCCGGCCGTTCAGGCAGGCTCCAGCATCATGCCAGGCAAGATCAATCCGGTGATCCCGGAAGTGGTCAATCAGGTTGCTTTTGCCGTCATTGGCAGCGACATTACGATCACAATGGCAGCGGAAAGTGGCCAGCTGCAGCTCAATGCATTTGAGCCGATCATCGTGCGCTCGCTTTCTGAAAGCATCAGCCAGCTGGGCGCTGGCTGCCGCATTCTCGCAGAACGCTGCGTAAACGGCATTACCGCAAATCCCGAAATCATGGCTCGTCGTGTGGAAGAATCCATCGGTCTTGCCACGGCGCTTAATCCGCTGATTGGCTATTATGCGGCGACCAAAGTTGCGCAGGAAGCACTCGCAACGGGCAAAACGGTAGCAGAAGTCGTGCTTGCGCAGGGGCATATGACACCTGGTGAATTGCAGCTCGCCCTCAAACCGGAGCAACTTGCCAATTTAGCGGTCGAACCCTGATCATCGCTCAGTTGCCCTTGGAACAACCAAGAACGCCGATCGGACTGGATCCGAGCGGCGTTCGCAGTTTCTAATTATGTATGATCTTTCTCGGCCTCGTTTTGTCCCGCTTCCATTATCTCTGGTCTGATGCGGTTTTTTCCTCAGCCATAATGGTGGTGACAGCCAGTTTGACCTGTCCGAGATGGGTCTGCATTGCAAGACGTGCCTGCTCTTCGGACCCGGTCCTGATTGCCTCTGCAATCTGGCGGTGCTCGATGTTGGAGGCTTCACGTCGACCGGCCATCAGATTGACGAGTTCGGACTGTCGTGAGAGCGCTATCCGGGCGTCCGCTACAATCTTCGCAAACATGGCATTGCCGGACGCCAGTGCAATCATACTGTGAAATTCTGTGTCAAGCAGTACCCATTTGTGCGGATCGGTCTGCCGATCCATGCGATCGCAGAGATCAATGAGATTGGTCATTTGCTCGTTCGTGTGACGGGTTGCGGCCCATCCGGCTGCCGGCACTTCGATGAAGGGGCGCGCCTCGATAAGATCGCGCGCCGAATAGCCACCATAGCTCAGCTCGGGGCCCGGAGACGTTTTAAGCACATAAGTGCCGCTTCCCGTGCGGGTGTGGGTGAGGCCAAGCGTCTGCAGCGAACGTAGTGCCTCGCGCACGATGGGACGACTGACACTATATTTTTGAGAGAGTTGAGTTTCAGAGGGCAGACGTGTTCCAACCGTCAGGCGTCCATTCGCGATAGCGGTGCGAATGTCTTCAAAGACGATTTCCGCAGCATTTTTCCGGTTTACCGGGCTTGAATCTGCCAGCCAGTCAATCACGGCGTCGGGCTCTCCCACTTCGATGCAACTTGTCTAAC contains the following coding sequences:
- a CDS encoding FadR family transcriptional regulator — protein: MIDWLADSSPVNRKNAAEIVFEDIRTAIANGRLTVGTRLPSETQLSQKYSVSRPIVREALRSLQTLGLTHTRTGSGTYVLKTSPGPELSYGGYSARDLIEARPFIEVPAAGWAATRHTNEQMTNLIDLCDRMDRQTDPHKWVLLDTEFHSMIALASGNAMFAKIVADARIALSRQSELVNLMAGRREASNIEHRQIAEAIRTGSEEQARLAMQTHLGQVKLAVTTIMAEEKTASDQR
- a CDS encoding aspartate ammonia-lyase → MVETRIEHDLLGTKAVPKAAYWGIHTARAVENFQITGVTIGRYPHLVRGLTFVKEAAALANHQLGLLSRKHLDAIVGACREIRDGALHDQFVVDVIQGGAGTSTNMNANEVIANRGLELLGFEKGDYAQLHPNDHVNLSQSTNDAYPTAINVGLIEAIDELANTMEILQASFERKAHQFAKMLKVGRTQLQDAVPMTLGQEFRTFAVMLGEDRLRLLESAKLLHEINLGATAIGTGLNAPKGYAALACEHLSRLTGRPLVTASDLIEATQDPGAFVHLSGVLKRVAVKLSKTCNDLRLLSSGPRAGMGEINLPAVQAGSSIMPGKINPVIPEVVNQVAFAVIGSDITITMAAESGQLQLNAFEPIIVRSLSESISQLGAGCRILAERCVNGITANPEIMARRVEESIGLATALNPLIGYYAATKVAQEALATGKTVAEVVLAQGHMTPGELQLALKPEQLANLAVEP